The genomic DNA CCGATACGGAGCTATTCGGGGTGGCCGGATCGATTAACGTGGAAGTCCTTAAGGATGGAAAGTCCGTTAGAATTACTTGGGAACCGCCTCGGGAAACAGGAGAAATTATCATCGCAAGGAATCCAAGTGTCATCGATACTCCGGAAAAATGCTATATCTCGGACTCGTTAGGAAAATTCCCGAGCGGGATTGCCAACGGGGTAAATCAAATATATGATTATAATCTTCGACCTGGAACGTACTACTACGCCGTGGTTCTTTCCCACCATGTTCGAAAGAAGGATTTAAAACTAGTACCGAATCGAAATTTCACTACTATCCCGATAGTCATCGAGCAATCTTCCAGTCCGCCGACTTCCAATTCCAATCCTGAAGATGAAAAAAAGAAGGTACTCTCCGATGATGCGAGAGTGACCGACATCGCAGTCAAAAGAGAAGGAAAGTATCTTCGTGTTTCTTGGGAACCCTATAGGTTGGGTGTCGCGGGAGAAACGATTTATTCCATCTATAGATCGGCGGAGCCGCTTTCCAGTTTGAGCCTGATGCGTAAGGCTGAAAAGCTTGCGGAAGTTTCTCATCCCGAAAACTCGTTTCTGGATCAGGACTTAAACAAGTCTCAGACGATTTATTACGGCGTAACCGTTAAACAAGGATTGAAGGAAGTCATACCTTTAATCCAAAATCAATCTTTCATCCGACAATTTTACGTTTATGATCAAGATAAGCGAAAACAGCCCAACGAAGATAATATTACCAAATCTGAATATTCCTTTGAGGAAATGCACGTAAAGGACCTGAACTCCACGCCGGTGGATGTGGGAATTCGTCTGGATTGGAAGGCTCCTGAAAATCCTGACGAGAATACCGTTTACTCCATTTACCAAGGGACTAAGCCGCTTTCCGGAGGAGTTGCCACCTTTTTAGGCGGCAATATTCGCAAGTTAGGCGAGGTGAACCATCCTGAAACGAATGTGATGGTTAGAATGAAGCCGTCTAAGAGTACGATTTACTTCGGAGTTACGGTTAGGCGCGGCGACAAGGAAGATTTTACTCTTTCACAAGATCAGTCTTACGTTGCAATCGAGGGTTCTGCTAACTCGAATACCGTGCAGGACGAATCTCCGAAAGAAAACCAACCCACAATCTCGAAAGATGAAAATAAGATCGTTGCTTCGGATGAAGAATTAAATAAAATTCTAAAATCTACGTATTGGAAAAACGACTATTCGGAGGCGATTCGCCAGCTCGCCCCGTTTGAACAAACCGATAATCAAGACGTAAGAGGAAAGGCGAAATTCTTTACGGGGCTTTCTTATTATCGAAACGGGGATTATAGAAAAGCGCTAAGATACTTCGTGCAAAAAGAAGTAAAATCATATAATCCGGATCGAACCGAATTTTGGACAAAACATTGTCTGGCTAAGATTAGCGGAGGAAGGCATTGAACCGTTCCATTATACTAGTAACTGGTTTTTTATTTATTTGTGCAGGTGTTTTAACCGGAATTTATACCGCCGTTATTCAGGATAACGAGGGAAACAATCGGGGAGTCCTTGAAAAAATTCGAGAAGGAGAGGAATTCCTAAAGCATTCCAATCCCAAATCTGCCGAAAAAGCTTTGGACATATTTTCGGAATTATCCGCTAAGGAAGTTGCCCCACAACTTGCGTTTCGGATCAAATACGATCTTGGAAAGGCTCTTGAAAAGAGTAACGATAAGATGCTCGCTCTCGGTATTTACCGAGAATTGAATCAAAAGGACGGACTTTCTCGGGAAGAACGCGCCAAGGTCGCATACGGTCTGGGTAATTTGCTGTTAATGCTTAATCGAGACGAAGAGGGTAAAGGACATTTGGAAGAGGTACTTAGAACCTCGAATGATAATAAACTTCGCTCAAACGCATTGTCGGCTATTGCAGACTATTATATGAAGAAGGGGAATTACGACCAATCGCGAAAGAACTACGTCTTGGCATTACAAGAGGATCCTGAAAACGTAAAGGCGAGAGTTCGATGGGGAAAATCATTACGAAAAATGGGTAAAGATTGGTCCGCGTACGACGTGTACGAGGATTACGTGCAAGCGGACGCCTATTTTGATCGAGATAAAATTTCGGTGGATTCGGAATTTCGCTCTGGGCTTCTGGAGAAAGGCAGACAGTTATATTTTAGAAAGCAATATTACGGGGCTATCGAGTCCTTTAAGAAAGCGCTGGATCTCGGCGTAAGCGAAAGAGCCAGAGAACAAGCATGGTATTTCATCGCAGAAAGCTACGATTCGATCGGGAAACCGGATTCGGCCCTACAGTATTTAAATAAGATTTTAGAAAATGCCGATTCCGCTATGGATCAAGCGGCTCTTTTTCGCAAAGGGACCATTTATTTTAGAAGTGGAAATTACGAAAAGGCCGCATCTTCCTTCCAGGAAGCTAACGATAGAAACCACGATAACGCCCTTGGTCGTAAAGCTGCCGCTTGGAAAAAAGAATCGTTGGATCAGATCGAAGACAATCTGAATTATCAAGACGGAGATAAGGCGAAAGCAAA from Leptospira fainei serovar Hurstbridge str. BUT 6 includes the following:
- a CDS encoding tetratricopeptide repeat protein, which codes for MKTRVRILFFLCLLAVAGLADAQQQELLRADTELFGVAGSINVEVLKDGKSVRITWEPPRETGEIIIARNPSVIDTPEKCYISDSLGKFPSGIANGVNQIYDYNLRPGTYYYAVVLSHHVRKKDLKLVPNRNFTTIPIVIEQSSSPPTSNSNPEDEKKKVLSDDARVTDIAVKREGKYLRVSWEPYRLGVAGETIYSIYRSAEPLSSLSLMRKAEKLAEVSHPENSFLDQDLNKSQTIYYGVTVKQGLKEVIPLIQNQSFIRQFYVYDQDKRKQPNEDNITKSEYSFEEMHVKDLNSTPVDVGIRLDWKAPENPDENTVYSIYQGTKPLSGGVATFLGGNIRKLGEVNHPETNVMVRMKPSKSTIYFGVTVRRGDKEDFTLSQDQSYVAIEGSANSNTVQDESPKENQPTISKDENKIVASDEELNKILKSTYWKNDYSEAIRQLAPFEQTDNQDVRGKAKFFTGLSYYRNGDYRKALRYFVQKEVKSYNPDRTEFWTKHCLAKISGGRH
- a CDS encoding tetratricopeptide repeat protein; this encodes MNRSIILVTGFLFICAGVLTGIYTAVIQDNEGNNRGVLEKIREGEEFLKHSNPKSAEKALDIFSELSAKEVAPQLAFRIKYDLGKALEKSNDKMLALGIYRELNQKDGLSREERAKVAYGLGNLLLMLNRDEEGKGHLEEVLRTSNDNKLRSNALSAIADYYMKKGNYDQSRKNYVLALQEDPENVKARVRWGKSLRKMGKDWSAYDVYEDYVQADAYFDRDKISVDSEFRSGLLEKGRQLYFRKQYYGAIESFKKALDLGVSERAREQAWYFIAESYDSIGKPDSALQYLNKILENADSAMDQAALFRKGTIYFRSGNYEKAASSFQEANDRNHDNALGRKAAAWKKESLDQIEDNLNYQDGDKAKAKPSKDSSSDADDWKY